A section of the Spirosoma pollinicola genome encodes:
- a CDS encoding FAD:protein FMN transferase, which produces MNTRFSLCLLTGMSLMGFLWPGKAISQPEMSRFSFHRGLMGTQFNVIFYAPDSLTALRANAAVNARMDSLNQIMSDYMDGSEINQLSKTAGSGRWVPVSSDLYNVLKKAQAIARLSNGRFDPTVGPLSLLWRRAVRRKEFPTNTERKRARRSVGYRFMELDSATRSVRLKKAGMRLDVGGIGQGFAIDEALVVLHQFGIKSALIDIGGDILAADAPPGSSGWRVGIGSGKAGDTDTTTILLRNAAITTSGDTYRFLEHNGRRYSHIMDPRSGLGLRHFVRATVLAPDGYRADALTKVFSVVGLRKSRRLLTRFLGVKLLILENTKGQLHKWQSAPF; this is translated from the coding sequence TTGAATACCCGTTTCTCTCTCTGCTTATTGACCGGAATGAGCCTGATGGGCTTTCTTTGGCCCGGGAAAGCTATTTCGCAACCTGAAATGTCCCGTTTTTCGTTTCATCGGGGCCTTATGGGTACGCAATTCAATGTCATTTTCTATGCGCCCGATAGCCTGACGGCCCTTCGCGCCAACGCGGCCGTGAACGCCCGCATGGACTCGCTCAACCAGATTATGAGTGATTACATGGATGGGTCAGAAATTAATCAACTCTCAAAAACAGCGGGTTCCGGCCGATGGGTTCCGGTGTCATCCGACTTGTACAATGTTCTGAAAAAAGCGCAGGCAATTGCCCGGCTCTCCAATGGGCGTTTCGACCCAACGGTTGGGCCTTTATCGCTGTTGTGGCGCAGAGCCGTCCGGCGGAAAGAGTTTCCTACAAACACTGAACGCAAGCGGGCCAGACGGTCTGTTGGCTATAGGTTTATGGAATTAGACAGCGCAACCCGCTCGGTACGATTAAAAAAGGCGGGTATGCGTCTGGATGTTGGGGGTATTGGTCAGGGATTTGCCATTGACGAAGCCCTGGTGGTGTTGCATCAATTTGGGATTAAATCGGCCCTCATTGACATTGGTGGTGATATTCTGGCTGCTGATGCGCCACCGGGCAGTTCAGGCTGGCGGGTTGGTATTGGTTCGGGCAAAGCCGGAGATACGGATACAACCACTATTTTACTCAGAAATGCGGCAATCACAACATCGGGTGATACATACCGGTTTCTGGAACACAATGGCCGACGATATTCGCACATCATGGATCCTCGTTCGGGTTTGGGGTTACGACATTTTGTTCGGGCAACGGTGCTGGCTCCCGATGGTTATCGTGCCGATGCCCTGACGAAGGTATTCAGTGTAGTTGGACTTCGGAAAAGCCGCCGACTCCTGACCCGTTTTTTGGGCGTAAAACTGCTGATCCTGGAAAATACAAAGGGCCAACTGCACAAATGGCAGTCGGCCCCGTTCTAA